The Candidatus Zixiibacteriota bacterium genome contains the following window.
CTCGTGGAACGCTTTTTTGCGTGGATTCAATGGCAACGTCGTCTCCTGGTTCGCTGGGAATACTATGCCCAAAACTTTCTCGGCTTTGTCCAGTTAGCGTCTATCGCTGTCCTGCTAAAACAATTTTGAGATAAGTTCTAGTAACACAAGGGGCTCGGCAATGCCAGAATGGCTGGCGCCAGGGCGGAACATTTGCAGTTCGCCGCCCTTTTGGCTTATTAGTGGTTCGTAAGTGTGTTGCTTCGGCGGATTTGAAGCGTTTACTGTCCGGGGACCTTTTGTGATGGTTACGTGCCGGTGAAGCCCATCGTAAAGGTAGCGTGATGCCGGCGAAGCACCTGCAGATTCCGCTGCCGGGGTCGGCCGGCGCGCCTGCTCCGGCCGGGGCGCTGGAGGAGCGGGCGTTTTCGCAGGGCTTTCGCTGCGTCGCGGGGCTCGACGAGGTTGGCCGGGGGCCGCTCGCGGGACCCGTGGTCGCGGCCGCCGTCGTGTTCCCGCGCGGCTACAGAAACCCCGAGATCAAGGATTCGAAGCTGTTGGCGCCCGGACGGCGGGAGGCGCTGGCCGACGCGATCAAACGCGACGCGATCGGCTGGGGGATCGGAGTCGTCGGCGTCGAAGAGATCGACCGCATCAATATCTTGCGCGCGACTCTGCTGGCGATGGCGAAGGCGCTCCTGGCGATGCGGCCGCTCCCGGATCTGCTCCTCATCGACGGCAGGGAGACGATCGGGCCGGAGCTGCTCTTCGAGCGTTATCGTTCCGGCGTGCTGCCGCACCAGAGGACGGTCGTCAAAGGCGACCGCGTGTGCGTATCGATCGCCGCGGCGTCGATCCTGGCCAAGGTGGCGCGGGATGCGTTGATGATCGAGATCGACAAGGCCCATCCGGAATACGGCTTCGCGCTGCACAAGGGGTACGGCTGCGCGGCCCACCTCGAGGCGTTGCGCCGTCTGGGCCCCTCGCCGTTTCACCGGCGTAGCTTCAGGCCCGTGCGCGAGGCGTGTGCGGCAGCCGGCGACGGTCCGGACCTGCCGCTGTTGCGAGCACGCCGGTGAATGGAGCCAGAGACATTCTTGGGCGGGAAGGCGAAAGGATCGCGGAGCGGTTTCTCCGCTCGAAAGGATACAAGCCGGTGGAACGTAACTACCGGTGTCCTCTCGGCGAGGTCGACCTCATCCTTCTCGACGGGGGCGTCGTGGTTTTTGTGGAGGTGAAAACGCGGTCGGGGCACGGCTTCGGGAGCCCCCTGGAAGCGGTTGCGCCGCGCAAACAGCAAAAGATGGTGAAAACAGCGATGTGGTACTTGCAGGAAAAGAAGCTTCACAGCCGCGAAGCACGGTTCGACGTGGTCGGCGTCTCCTGGTCCGGCCGGGAACCGGTGGTGCAGCACATCGAGAACGCTTTCGAGGCAGGCGTGAGGGTGGAGTGATGCTGGACGTGAAGCTTCTGCGCGAAGACCTGGAACGCGTCAAGGAGCGGATGGCGACGCGAGGGACGGCAGTCGACTGGGAGGCCTTCGCGGCTCTGGACCGGCAGCGCCGCGAAGCGCTCGCCCGGCTCGAGCGCCTCAAGGAGCGGAAGAACCGCCTTTCGGCGGAGGTCGGCAAGCTCAAGAAGGCCGGAGCCGACGCGAGCGCTCTGCTGCGCGAGGTCGAGGAGGTGTCGGACGCCATTCGCGACGTGGAGGGCCCGTTGCGGGAGATCGAGGAGCGCTTCGAGCAATTCATGCTGCGGCTCCCGAACCTTCCGCATCCCGACGTTCCCGTCGGCCGCGGGCCGCAGGACAACCGCGAGGTGCGCCGTTGGGGGGAGCCGCCCGCGTTCGATTTTCCCCCGAAGAACCACTGGGAGATCGGCGAGGAGCTCGGAATCCTCGATTTCGCGCGGGCCGCCAAAATCGCGGGCGCCCGCTTCGCGCTTTACCGGGGAGCCGGAGCGCGCCTCGAACGGGCGCTGATCAATTTCATGCTCGATCTCCACGCCAAGGAGCACGGCTACGAAGAGGTCCTGCCGCCGCTGCTCGTCAACCGCCAGGTGATGACCGGAACGGGACAGCTGCCCAAATTCGAGGAAGACTTGTTTCGCGTCGTCGAACCGGAGCTCTATCTCATTCCGACGGCCGAGGTGCCGCTGACCAACATCCACCGCGATGAGATCCTAGAACGCGGGCAGCTGCCGATCCGCTATGTCGCCTACACCCCGTGCTTCCGGCGCGAGGCGGGTTCCTACGGGCAGGACGTGCGCGGTCTCATCCGTCAGCATCAATTCAACAAGGTCGAGCTGGTCAAGTTCACGGAGCCCGAGAGCTCCTACGCGGAGCTGGAGAGCTTGGTGCGCGATGCCGAAGAGGTGCTGCGCCGGCTCGAGCTTCCCTATCGCGTTGTGGAGCTTTGCACCGGAGACCTCGGGTTCGGCGCGGCCAGGACCTACGACCTCGAGGTCTGGCTCCCCGGACAGGGAACGTACCGAGAGATCAGCTCGTGCTCCAACTTCGAGGATTTCCAGGCACGCCGCGCGCAGATCCGTTACCGCAAGGAAACGCGGGGCAAACCAATGTTCGTGCATACGTTGAACGGCTCCGGGTTGGCCGTCGGGCGAACCGTCGTGGCGGTGCTGGAGAACTTCCAGCAGGCGGACGGCAGCGTGGTCGTCCCTCCGGCGTTGCGTCCTTACCTGGATGGCCTGGAGCGAATCGCGTAACAGTACGGGCGGGCCGCTCGCGCTTGTATACGCCGGTGCGAGCCGATATTCTGATCCGGGAACGATGTTTCGCCGGTGCGCAAGAACCACGAACTCCGACTCTCCGGACGGCGCGCCTTATCGGAGGGGTGGGTGAGCGGTTGAAACCACCGGTCTTGAAAACCGGCGTCCACTCCGTGGACCGCGAGTTCGAATCTCGCCCCCTCCGCCACTGTTCCGAATCTGTCGCCTGCGCAGTCGCATGAAGCTCACCCTTTGCCGAATCGCCGAAACTCGGCCCGGCGCCTTTTCGTCGGGAGGCGGCGGGGCCTGCTAGATCGGGGGTAGACATGCAGAAGCGCCGACAACGGTTTTCGATCGGCTACTTCATTCTCGCGCTGCTGCTCGTGATCGGCCTGCAGCATTACTTCGCCGCGCCTTCGCTGGAGACGATCAACTACAGCCAGTTCAAGGCGCTGGTGCACAACGGTCAGGTCTCGAATCTCGTGGTCGGGGAGAATACGATCCGCGGCGAGATCAGCCCGCGGGCGATCAAGCAGGCGATGCCGCCGGAGCGCTTCAAGGCCCTGGGGGAGGAGTTTCGCGAGGGGAAGGCACCCTTGCCGTTCGTCGTGGTACGGGTGCAGGACGACGATCTGGTGCGGGATCTGGAGCGCGCGGGCATCTCCTTCAAGGGCGAGACGACCAACGAGTGGATATCGGTGGTTCTTTCCTGGGTCGTGCCCGTCGTGCTGTTTTTCCTGCTCTGGAGCTACCTGTTCAAAAAGATGGGGACCGGCAGCGGCCTGATGCAGATCGGCAAGAGCAAGGCCAAGGTCTACATCGAGAAGAAGACCGGCGTCACGTTCGACGACGTCGAGGGCATCGACGAGGCCGAGGAGGAGCTGGCGGAGGTCGTGGAATTCTTGAAGACGCCGCAGAAATACCAGCGGCTCGGAGGCCGGATCCCCAAAGGCGTCCTCCTCGTCGGTCCTCCCGGGACCGGTAAGACGCTGCTCGCGCGGGCTGTCGCGGGCGAGGCGGGCGTGCCGTTCTTCAGCATTTCGGGCTCGGATTTCGTGGAGATGTTCGTCGGCGTGGGCGCGGCGCGGGTGCGGGACCTTTTCAGCCAGGCGGTGCAGCACGCGCCAAGCATCATCTTCATCGACGAGCTGGACGCGCTCGGCAAGGCGCGCGGGATGAACGTGCTGGCCAGCCACGACGAGCGCGAGCAGACGCTCAACCAGCTGCTGGCGGAAATGGACGGCTTCGATCCCAACCAGGGGGTCATCATCATGGCGGCGACCAACCGGCCGGAGATCCTGGACGCCGCGCTGCTTCGCCCCGGGCGTTTCGACCGGCAGGTGCTGGTGGATCGTCCCGACGTGAGGGGACGGGAAAAGATCCTGCGGCTGCACGCGAAGAAGATCAAGCTTGCGCCTTCCGTGGATCTGGGGCAGATCGCTTCCAAGACGCCGGGGTTCGTGGGAGCGGACCTGGCGAACATCGTCAACGAGGCGGCGCTGCTCGCGGCGCGGCAGGGGAAGGAGGCCGTCACGACAGCGGATTTCGACGAGGCGATCGAGCGGGTGATCGGCGGGCTGCAGAAGAAGAACCGCGTGATGAACCCGCGCGAGAAAAAGACGGTGGCGCACCACGAAGCGGGCCACGCTCTGGTGGCCGAGCTGGTCCCGGGCGCCGACCCGGTATCGAAGATCTCGATCATCCCGCGAGGCGTGGCGGCGCTGGGCTACACGCAGCAGTTGCCGACGGAGGACCGGTATTTGATGACGCGCTCCGAGCTGCTTGCGCGGATCTATGTCCTGCTCGGCGGCCGGGTGGCCGAAGAGATGATCTTCGGCGACGTTTCGACGGGAGCGCAGAACGACCTGCAAAAAGCAACCGAGATCGCTCGCACGATGGTTACCCAGTTCGGCATGAGCGAGCGCCTCGGGCTGGTCGCGCTCGAGGGGCAGCGTGCCCCGCTGTTTCTGCCCAACGGCAGCCGCTCGCCGAAGGAATACAGCGAGGAAACCGCCCGTCTGGTCGACGAGGAAATCAAGGCGCTGCTGTCGCAGGCGCACGAGAAGGTCCGGCAGTGCCTGGGCTCGCATCGCGAAGCCCTGGAGGAGCTGGCCCGCAGACTGCTCGAAAAAGAGGTCGTGGAAAGGCCGGAGCTGCAGGAGATCCTGAAAGCGTATGGCAAGCAGGAATCGCGTCCGGCGGGCGGGCCGCCGGCGCCCGTTTCCTGAGAACCGCGGCGCGGAGGCCGGGCTTCCGGCCGTGGAGCGGTGCATGATGGTGAGCACGGATGAATCCGCCGGCTCGTGAACGCCCGGCGCTCACCTTTCTCGGGGGCGCGGGCGGGGTGACCGGTTCGAAGTTTCTTCTCGAGCACGGGACGGATCAGCTTCTCCTGGACTGCGGGCTGTTCCAGGGTTTGAAAGAGCTGAGGCTCCGGAACTGGATGCCGCCCCCGTTCGACGTCGAGCGTCTGACGGCGGTGGCCTTGACCCACGCTCATATCGACCATTCGGGTTACCTTCCGAGACTGGTGGCGAGGGGATTTCGAGGCCCGGTGTACGCCACCCCGGCGACCTGCGATTTGCTGAAGATCCTTCTCCTGGATTCCGCGCATCTCCAGGAAGAAGAGGCCCGCTACGCCAACAAGGAAGGGTACTCCAGGCATCGGCCCGCGTTGCCGCTCTATACGGTAGAGGATGCAGAGCGTGCGCTGCGGCTTCTCTGTCCCGTCAGGAGCGGAGCCACGGTGCGGATCGGAGCCAGCCTGGAGCTGCGCTTTACGCCGGTGGGGCACATCCTGGGGGCTGCGGCCGCGCAGGTTTCGTGCGATACGGGATGGAAGAGCGTTCTGGTCGATTCCGGAGACCTCGGCCGTTACCACCGGCCGATCCTGAGGGACCCCGAGCCCGTCCGGCGGGCCGACTGGCTGCTCGTCGAGTCCACGTACGGTGACCGCCTCCATGCGCCGGATCCCGAGGAGGAGCTGGCTCGCGTGATCCGCAATACGGCGGATGCGGGCGGTTGCCTGATCATTCCCTCGTTTGCCGTCGGTAGAACCCAGGAGCTGATCTACGCCATCCGCAAGCTCGAGGAGGAGGGCCGGATTCCGATTCTGCCGGTGCACATCGACAGCCCGATGGCGATCAACGCGAGCGAAATCTACTGCGGTCACCCGGGGGAGCACGATCTCGACCTCAAGCTGCTCATGGACAAGAAGACCAGTCCGTTCTACAGCCGCAGGTTTTTTATCCATCGGACCCAGGAAGAGTCGAGAGCGATCAACGACCTCCAGGGACCGTTCGTGCTGCTGACCTCGAGCGGAATGGCGACCGGCGGCAGGGTATTGCACCATCTGCGGCAGCGGTTGCCCGATCCCAAAACTGTGGTACTCTTCGTCGGCTATCAGGCCGCCGGCACGCGGGGCCAGAAGCTTCAGCAGGGAGCGAAGGAGATCAAGATGTTCGGCCGGCTCGTTCCGGTCCGGGCGAGGATCGAGACAATCGACGGTTTTTCAGCGCACGCCGACCAGGCGGAGATCCTGAACTGGCTCGAGGGATTCGAGGAACCGCCGCGCCAGGCGTACGTGGTCCATGGAGAGCCTGCCGCCGCGCAGGCGCTGGCGCGGGTCATTCGAGAGCGTCTCCGCTGGCGAGTGACCATTCCCGCTTGCGGCGACAAGGTTGTGCTGCAATAAAAGGTTCCGATTTCCGGTTCGAGGCTCGGGCGTGGACCGGGGACCCCCGACCGAAGAGCATTGGGTTGCGCCCGGGCATGAACGGTAGAACCCTTCCGGAGGAGACGTGATGAAGATCGACGACCTCAGAGACTACCTCGACCTTCTCGACGAGCACGGCGAGCTGCAACGCATCGGGGTGGAAGTCGACTGGAAGCTCGAAATGGGCGCCGTCACGCGGCGCTGCTACGATCTCGGAGCGCCCGCCGCATTGTTCGAGCGGGTCAAAGGGTATCCGGAAGGCTTTCGGGCGCTCGGGGCGCCGCTGGGCCCGAGCAAGAGGCGCGGCCACTCGCTGTTCGCGAGAACCGCGCTCGCCTTGGGAATGAGCCCGGGATCCGGCGCCAGGGAAATCATGCAGGCCTATCTCGAGCGCAAGGAAAAGCCGATAAAACCGGAGCTGGTAAGAACCGGCCCTTGCAAGGAGACCGTTGTGGTCGGGGAAGAAGTCGACGTTCTCAAGTTTCCCATCCCGCTCATTCACGGCGGCGACGGGGGGCGGTATATCGGAACGTGGCACACCGTGATCACCAAAGACCCGGACAGCGACTGGGTCAACTGGGGGATGTACCGCTTGATGGTTCATGATCGGAACACCCTTGGCTGCCTTTTCCCTTTGCAGCAGCACATCGGTCAGATGTACCAGAAGTACGAGGCCATGAACCGCCCCATGCCGGTGGCGGTTGCCATTGGCGGCCAGCCTGTCATTCCCATTGTAAGCTGCGTTCAGCTTCCGCCGCACGTGAACGAGGTCGAGATCGCGGGGGCGCTGCAGGGCCGGCCGATCCCCCTGGTCAAGTGTGAAACGGTGGATCTCGAAGTTCCGGCGAGCGCCGAGATCGTTCTCGAAGGCGAAGTGCTGCCGCACGAGCGAAGGATGGAGGGGCCGTTCGGCGAGTACATGGGATATGAGGCGGGGAAGTCATCGCCGAAGCCGGTCTTGAAGGTCAGAGCCATCACGCACCGCAAGGACCCGATTTTGCCGTTTTCCAACATGGGCATGCCTGTTCACGAAGGGCAGACCGCGACGGCCCTGATCAAGGGCGCGGAGATCTACGGGGAGCTCAAACGAATGGGACTGCCCGTCAAGGGGGTTTTCTGCCCGCCCCATGCAGTCGGTCACATGGCGGTCGTCTCCACCGAGGTGCCGTTCGTGAACTTCGCCCGGCGCGTGGCTCATGCGGTCTGGGCGACCAAGCCCGGGCTTTTCACTTACTACATCGTCATCGTGGACGCCGACGTCGATCCCACGAACATGGATGAGGTGCTGCACGCTTTGACCACGAAATGCCATCCGGTCAACGGCATTCACAAGGTGCCGCACAATCCTGGTTTCCCCGTGCTGCTGCCGTTTCTGCCACCCCGGGAGAGGTTGATCGGGGACGCCGCCGGGGTCATCTTCGACTGCACCTGGCCGAAAGATTGGCCGCAGGAGTCGATCCCCACCAAGGCTACGTTCGAGAACCTGTGGCCCGAGGAAATACGGGAGCGCGTGGTCAAAAACTGGGAAAAATACGGCTTCAAGAACGCGTGAGCGCCGAGCCGTCCGCGGCGCAAGGTCGTTAGCCGGACTTCGAGGTGTTCTCTTCTTCTTCCTGGACCCACTCCTGAAAGCGGCTTTCCAGAATGCGCCATTGACCCCCGACCTTGAAGGCCGGGATCTGCCTGTGCTGGATCATCCGGTGCAGGGTTCGCTTGGAAATCTTCAGAATGGACGCCGCTTCCGCGAGTGTAAGCAGCTTGATGGCGCTTTCAGGTTTCTTCATCATAATTGCTCCTGAATCCAACTGAATTGTCGCAAGCCATATGCCACCCACCGGCCGGCCCGTAAGGCTTTGAATTAAAAGGACTGCGGTGCTATTGATGGGGCGCCGCGACGGGGTTCGAAGCGCAAAAATCGCCGGCTGTTTCGTGGAGCTGACAAAAATTGAAACTCCCCCAGCGGCACACCGAAAAGGGCAAGGCTTACGATGGGTTTCTATATTCGCAAGTCGGTTTCTCTCGGCCCGATCAGGATCAACTTCAGCAAATCGGGGGTCGGGATTTCCGCGGGGTTGAAGGGCGCGCGAATCGGCGTCGATTCACGGGGACGTCCTTACGTCCACGCCGGACGTCACGGAATCTATTATCGCCGGATGCTTCCCGGAGCGACCGAGCCGGCTGATCAGGACTCCACCGGCCGGGGATTGAGCTGGCCGGCGATCCTCGTGATCGTCGTCGGCCTGCTCGCGCTGCTGCGGATTTTTGGCGGATGACCTGCAATCAAAGTTCCCGGTTCGTGCTTTTCCGGGTTTTCTGAACTTTGACTGCGTGCTCGCGAGCTGACTGATCGGCGGCGGGAAAATTGGTGCGAGGAGGGGGATTTGAACCCCCACGCCGTTTCCGGCACTAGCCCCTCAAACTAGCGCGTCTGCCTATTCCGCCATCCTCGCTCTCGATCTCTTGTTGCTATTGCTTCGGTGCCTCGGTTTGTGAAGGCGGCACTGGGGCCGCCTCGCCGGCCGGGGCTTGCTGTCCCTGCTGGGGTGACGGTGCAGCCGGAGGTGTCGCACGTGGCTCGACCGCCGGCGTCCGGCTGTCGAAGATGGTCGACGAAGGACGCCTGCCGGCAAAATAGCCCAGCGTGAGGGAGGTGATCATGAAGACGATCGCCATTCCCGTCGTCAGCTTGGTGAGAAAATTCCCGGCTCCGCTGCTGCCGAAAATCGTCGCGCTCGAGCCGCCACCGAAAACAGCTCCGACCTCGGCTCCTTTGCCGGTCTGCAGCAGCACCACCAGGATGAGGCCGATGCTCACAATGACGTGGATGATCGTAACGACGACGACCATTTCTTTATACTCCGATGAACCTTGACATCGAATTCTTACCGATCACCGTAGCAGCGGACGATCGAGAGAAAGGACCCTGCCTGCAAGCTTGCGCCTCCCACGAGAAAGCCGTTGACCTCCGGCACCGACGCCAGCAGCGGCGCATTCTCGGCATTGACGCTCCCGCCGTAGAGGATTCGTGTCTGGCCCGCCGCGGCGGCGCCGAAAAATCTCTCGACCCAGCGGCGGATCCGCCGGTGCACCTCGCCAACCTGCTCGGGAGTCGCGTTGCGGCCGGTTCCGATCGCCCAAACCGGTTCGTAGGCGATCTCGACTTTGCCTATATCATTTTTGTCGAGGCCCTTCAACGCAACGTTGAGCTGTCTCGTCACGACCCCGCCGGTCAGCCCCTTTCGCCGTTCGGCCAGAGTCTCCCCGACGCACAGGATCGGACGCAAGCCGGCTTTCCGGGCGGCGGCGAGCTTTTGCGCGATGAGCCGGTCGTTCTCGCCGAAGAGACGCCGCCGCTCCGAGTGGCCGAGAATGACGAACGCGCAGCCGAGATCGCGGAGCATCACGGGGCTCACCTCGCCGGTGAACGCTCCGGCCTCCTGCCAGCAGCAATTTTGTCCGGCGAGCCGGATGGGGCCGCGGCGAATCGCGGTGCGCGCGACGGCCAGGGCCGTGAACGGCGGTGCGAGAACCACCTCCGCGACGGGCCGTCGGCGCTGCAGGCTCCGGGCGATCGCACGGGCGAGCCTGAAGGCGCCGGCCTGCGTCCCGTGCATTTTCCAGTTGCCGACGATCAGCGGCCGCATCACGCCTGCTCTTCGAGCGCCTTTATTCCGGGAAGCGTGCGACCTTCGAGAAACTCGAGCGTGGCGCCGCCGCCGGTAGAGAGGTGTGTCATACGGTCTTGTAAGCCGGCGGCGGTCACCGCGGCCACCGTGTCGCCCCCGGCGATGATGCTCACCGGCCGCGACGGGCTTTCGGCTACGGCTTTGGCGATGGCGGCGCTGCCGCGGTCGAAAGGCCTGGTCTCGAACATGCCGAGCGGACCGTTCCACAGCACCATCCTGGCCTTGCGAATCTCCGCGGCGAACTTCTCGATCGTCTCGGGCCCGATGTCGAGGCCGATTCGGTCCTGAGGAATTCCGGGGCCGTGCACTTCCGGGTGCTCCTTGCGGGCGTCGGCCGTGACATGATCGACCGGCAGCAACAGGGCGATTCCGGCTCCGGCGGCCTCGGTCAAAAGATCCGCTGCCAGCCCGAGCCTGTCGTTTTCGACTCGCGAAGCGCCGATCTCTATTCCTCGCGCCTTGAGAAAGGTGTAAGCCATGGCGCCCCCGATCAAAAGGGTATCGACCCGCGAGAGCAAATTCTTGATGACGCCGATCTTGTCCGAAACCTTGGCTCCGCCGAGGATGGCGACGAAGGGCCGCTCCGGTCTCGAGAGCACGCGACCGAGATAATCGATCTCTTTCTGGAGCAAAAGCCCAGCGGCCTTCTCCCGGAAAAAGGGAGCGACCCCCGCGATCGACGCATGCGCGCGGTGGGCCGCGCCGAAGGCATCGTTCACGTAGACGTCGGCGAGCGAAGCGAGCGCGCGCGCAAAATCCGGGTCGTTCTTTTCTTCTTCCTTGTGGAAGCGGAGATTTTCCAGCATGATCACCCGTGCGCTCGACTCGCGGACCAGCCGCTCCACGTCGCTTCCGACGCAATCGGGAGCGAGCACGACCGGTTCTTTCAAGACGGTCTCGAGGTAGTCTCGAACCGGCGCCAGGCTGTACTCCGGCACGACCCGTCCCTCGGGCCGGCCGAGATGGGAGGCCAGCAGGACCTTGTTGGCCTTTTCGAGGATCAGCCGAAGGGTCGGCAGCGCGCTGTCGATGCGGTGAGGCTCGGTCACCTTGCCGTGCTCGACGGGAACGTTGAAGTCGACGCGCAGCAGGACGGTTTTCTGCCGTAGATCGATTTCCTGGATCGTGCGGATCATAAACGCTCCGGGTTGCGGCCAACCGTGCCAAAAAACGAGCGCCCGCGCATTTCGCAATTGACTAATTACAAGGCTTATAATACTTTTTCAATTGGGCGTTTGATTCAGACGATGTCTTTCCTCTGGCCCCTTCAATTGCTGGCCCAGAACGGGATCCAGGGAGTCCAGCAGCACGGCATTTTGGATCTGGTTCGCGGGTCCGGGCCGGTGGTTCAGTTTGTCCTGTATCTGCTGGTCCTTTTCTCGGTGGTCAGCTGGGGCATTATTTTTTACAAATACCGGCAGGTCAAGCAGGCAAAACGGGAATCGGACCAGTTCATCGACATTTTCTGGGAACGCCGCAATCTCTCTTCCATTCACGAGGCGAGCCGCGAGCTGAAAGCAAGCCCGGTCGCCCAGGTGTTCCGCGCGGGTTACGAGGAGCTGGTTCGGGTCTCGCGAACGAAGAAGGAAGCGACGACGGGAGAGCCGCTGACGACCGAGTTGAGCGGGGTTGACAACGTGGCCCGGGCGATGAAACGGGCGACCAGCGTCGAGATCACGAAGCTCGAGAAATCCCTCAATTTTCTCGCGACTACCGCGAGCGCGGCCCCGTTCATCGGGCTGTTCGGTACCGTCTGGGGGATCATGAACGCGTTTCGCGGCCTCAGCGTGACCCATTCGTCGAGCATTCAGGCGGTGGCGCCCGGGATCGCGGAGGCTCTGATCGCGACCGCGGTCGGTCTGGCCGCCGCGATCCCGGCCCTGATGGCCTACAATCACTTCGTCCAGCGCATCAAGGTTCTGGCCGTCGAAATGGACAATTTCTCGCACGAGTTCCTGAATATCGCGGAGCGCCATTTCTTCAAATAGGCGCAAGAGGACTCTATGGCAGTCGATGCTTCTCCCCAGCGCGACGGAGCGACGATCGCGCAGATCAACGTTACCCCGCTGGTGGACGTGATGCTGGTCTTGCTGGTCATCTTCATGGTCACCGCGCCGATCATCCAGCAGGGGGTTCAAGTGAATCTTCCCCAGGCGCGTGCCGGCGCCATCCCGGGAACCGAGGAGCATCTGGTGGTGACGGTCGCCAGAAACGGGAGAATCTACCTGAACGACAATCTCGTCTCGCCGGAGGAGCTGCGGGAAAAGCTGAGCGCGATTCGGCGGCTGCAAGCCGACAAGCAGGTCTATCTCCGCGCCGACCAGAACGTGCGCTACGGCGTGGTGATGAAGACGATCGCGGCGATCAAGCAGGCCGGCATCGAACGGCTGGGGATGGTGACTCGTCCAGATTCCGAGGAGGGTTAGGCTTCCATGGCCGGAGAGCCATCGCGGCGATTGACCAGCCTGCGGGACCGACCGGCACGCGAAAGCGAAGGCGAGGAAAGCATATCGAAATGGCTGCTGGTCTCGCTGGTGATCCACGGCGTGCTGATCGCGGCGATGTTCGTGGCGCCCTTTCTTCCTTCTTCTCCCAGAACCGCCTCGCCGCCGGTCTACACGGTCGATCTCGTCGGCGGTGAGAGGATCGGCGGGCGGAACTTCGGGACCGAGCTGCCCGATCGGACCAGGCCGCGTCCCCCAGCGAAGGCGAGCGAACGGGCCGAGGCTTCTGTCCCGGAAAAGAAAGCGGAGCCCAAAAAAGCGAAAACCGAAAAGGCGGAGAAAGCAAAGGCCGAAAAGCCGGAGAAAACCAGAGCTCCAAAGCCGGAGAGGGAAGAAGAGCGCATTGCGCTCAAGAGCGCGCCGAAAAAGGAGCCGGCGAAGCGGGAAGCGGAAACCGAAAGCGCGGCCGAAACCAAAAAAGGCCTCTCGGAAACCGCGCGGGAGAAGCTGATCCAGGCTGCGCTCGAGCGTATCCGTGAGCGGGCCGATTCCAAACAGAAAACTACCTCGAACAAGGGCGAGACGATCAGCTCAGGACCGGGGGAGGGGGAAGGAGCAGCTGCGTTGGGCCCCGGCGGGAGGGGCGGCGGAATCGCCAAGGGCATCGAGTTCATCGCCTACCAGAACAAGATGCTCAGCACGATCAAGCAGAACTGGGCCTGGGCAGGATTGAAA
Protein-coding sequences here:
- the tpiA gene encoding triose-phosphate isomerase translates to MRPLIVGNWKMHGTQAGAFRLARAIARSLQRRRPVAEVVLAPPFTALAVARTAIRRGPIRLAGQNCCWQEAGAFTGEVSPVMLRDLGCAFVILGHSERRRLFGENDRLIAQKLAAARKAGLRPILCVGETLAERRKGLTGGVVTRQLNVALKGLDKNDIGKVEIAYEPVWAIGTGRNATPEQVGEVHRRIRRWVERFFGAAAAGQTRILYGGSVNAENAPLLASVPEVNGFLVGGASLQAGSFLSIVRCYGDR
- a CDS encoding phosphoglycerate kinase — translated: MIRTIQEIDLRQKTVLLRVDFNVPVEHGKVTEPHRIDSALPTLRLILEKANKVLLASHLGRPEGRVVPEYSLAPVRDYLETVLKEPVVLAPDCVGSDVERLVRESSARVIMLENLRFHKEEEKNDPDFARALASLADVYVNDAFGAAHRAHASIAGVAPFFREKAAGLLLQKEIDYLGRVLSRPERPFVAILGGAKVSDKIGVIKNLLSRVDTLLIGGAMAYTFLKARGIEIGASRVENDRLGLAADLLTEAAGAGIALLLPVDHVTADARKEHPEVHGPGIPQDRIGLDIGPETIEKFAAEIRKARMVLWNGPLGMFETRPFDRGSAAIAKAVAESPSRPVSIIAGGDTVAAVTAAGLQDRMTHLSTGGGATLEFLEGRTLPGIKALEEQA
- the secG gene encoding preprotein translocase subunit SecG, with the protein product MVVVVTIIHVIVSIGLILVVLLQTGKGAEVGAVFGGGSSATIFGSSGAGNFLTKLTTGMAIVFMITSLTLGYFAGRRPSSTIFDSRTPAVEPRATPPAAPSPQQGQQAPAGEAAPVPPSQTEAPKQ
- the tolA gene encoding cell envelope integrity protein TolA → MAGEPSRRLTSLRDRPARESEGEESISKWLLVSLVIHGVLIAAMFVAPFLPSSPRTASPPVYTVDLVGGERIGGRNFGTELPDRTRPRPPAKASERAEASVPEKKAEPKKAKTEKAEKAKAEKPEKTRAPKPEREEERIALKSAPKKEPAKREAETESAAETKKGLSETAREKLIQAALERIRERADSKQKTTSNKGETISSGPGEGEGAAALGPGGRGGGIAKGIEFIAYQNKMLSTIKQNWAWAGLKNDLKVVVRFNIKETGEISGLKIVQASGDPSFDQSVLRAVRKSNPLPSPPESLRKDFSDVELTFRPKDLGG
- the tolR gene encoding protein TolR, translating into MAVDASPQRDGATIAQINVTPLVDVMLVLLVIFMVTAPIIQQGVQVNLPQARAGAIPGTEEHLVVTVARNGRIYLNDNLVSPEELREKLSAIRRLQADKQVYLRADQNVRYGVVMKTIAAIKQAGIERLGMVTRPDSEEG
- the tolQ gene encoding protein TolQ — translated: MSFLWPLQLLAQNGIQGVQQHGILDLVRGSGPVVQFVLYLLVLFSVVSWGIIFYKYRQVKQAKRESDQFIDIFWERRNLSSIHEASRELKASPVAQVFRAGYEELVRVSRTKKEATTGEPLTTELSGVDNVARAMKRATSVEITKLEKSLNFLATTASAAPFIGLFGTVWGIMNAFRGLSVTHSSSIQAVAPGIAEALIATAVGLAAAIPALMAYNHFVQRIKVLAVEMDNFSHEFLNIAERHFFK
- a CDS encoding DUF4236 domain-containing protein — its product is MGFYIRKSVSLGPIRINFSKSGVGISAGLKGARIGVDSRGRPYVHAGRHGIYYRRMLPGATEPADQDSTGRGLSWPAILVIVVGLLALLRIFGG